A single genomic interval of Malania oleifera isolate guangnan ecotype guangnan chromosome 13, ASM2987363v1, whole genome shotgun sequence harbors:
- the LOC131145450 gene encoding phosphomethylethanolamine N-methyltransferase-like, which translates to MAAAAPGEERVVQKSYWVEHSVDLTVEAMMLDSKASDLDKEERPEVLSLLPPYEGKSILELGAGIGRFTGELAQKASQVLALDFIESVIKKNESINGHYKNVKFMCADVTSPDLNFSAESMDLIFSNWLLMYLSDEEVGALAERMVKWLKVGGFIFFRESCFHQSGDSKRKNNPTHYREPRFYTKIFKECHMQDGFGNSFELSLVGCKCIGAYVRNKKNQNQICWKWQKVSSQDDRCFQRFLDNVQYKCNGILRYERVFGEGFVSTGGIDTTKEFVSKLELKPGQRVLDVGCGIGGSDFYMAENFDVEVVGIDLSINMISFALERAIGLKCAVEFEVADCTKKTYQDNSFDVIYSRDTILHIQDKPALFKSFFKWLKPGGKILISDYCKRAGSPSPDFQEYIKQRGYDLHDVNEYGQMLRDAGFDEVVAEDRTDQFMQVLQTELSAVEKGKDAFINDFSEEDYNEIAGGWKAKMNRSSSGEQRWGLFIAKKK; encoded by the exons ATGGCTGCTGCTGCTCCTG GAGAAGAGCGTGTGGTTCAGAAGAGCTACTGGGTCGAGCATTCTGTCGACCTCACCGTGGAGGCAATGATGCTTGATTCCAAGGCTTCCGACCTCGACAAAGAAGAGAGACCTGAA GTACTCTCTCTTCTCCCACCATATGAAGGAAAATCGATTTTGGAGCTAGGGGCAGGCATTGGTCGTTTTACTGGTGAATTAGCTCAAAAGGCGAGCCAGGTTCTAGCTCTGGATTTCATTGAAAGTGTGATAAAGAAG AATGAAAGTATTAATGGCCATTATAAGAATGTTAAGTTCATGTGTGCTGATGTGACATCTCCAGATCTGAACTTTTCAGCAGAATCAATGgacttaattttctcaaattggCTGCTGATGTATCTATCTGATGAGGAG GTTGGGGCTTTAGCAGAAAGGATGGTCAAATGGTTAAAGGTTGGAGGGTTTATTTTCTTCAGGGAGTCATGTTTTCATCAATCTGGAGACTCCAAGCGAAAAAACAACCCAACCCACTACCGTGAACCTAGATTTTATACGAAG ATCTTTAAAGAATGCCATATGCAAGATGGTTTTGGGAATTCCTTTGAGCTCTCTCTTGTTGGATGCAAATGCATTGGAGCTTATGTGAGGAACAAAAAGAATCAAAATCAG ATTTGCTGGAAATGGCAGAAAGTCAGTTCACAAGATGATAGGTGTTTCCAGCGATTCTTGGATAATGTTCAGTATAAATGTAATGGGATATTACGATATGAGCGGGTCTTTGGGGAAGGTTTTGTGAGCACAGGAGGAATTG ATACAACGAAAGAATTTGTGTCAAAACTGGAACTTAAGCCTGGCCAGAGAGTCCTAGATGTGGGCTGCGGAATTGGGGGAAGTGATTTCTACATGGCTGAGAACTTTGATGTTGAGGTTGTGGGCATTGACCTATCCATAAATATGATTTCTTTTGCTCTTGAGCGTGCCATTGGACTCAAATGTGCTGTTGAATTTGAAGTTGCGGATTGTACCAAGAAAACATATCAGGACAACTCATTTGATGTGATCTATAGTCGTGACACCATTCTTCATATTCAA GACAAACCTGCATTATTTAAGTCCTTCTTCAAGTGGTTAAAGCCAGGAGGCAAAATTCTTATTAGTGATTACTGCAAAAGAGCTGGATCTCCATCCCCCGACTTTCAAGAGTATATCAAGCAAAGAGGCTATGATCTTCATGATGTAAACGAATATGGGCAG ATGCTTAGGGATGCTGGTTTTGACGAGGTTGTTGCAGAGGATCGAACTGAtcag TTCATGCAGGTTTTACAAACGGAATTGAGCGCTGTTGAGAAGGGCAAGGATGCGTTTATCAATGACTTCTCTGAA GAAGACTATAATGAAATAGCTGGGGGTTGGAAGGCAAAGATGAACAGGAGTTCCTCCGGGGAGCAGAGGTGGGGACTGTTCATTGCCAAGAAAAAGTGA